Proteins from a genomic interval of Syngnathus acus chromosome 4, fSynAcu1.2, whole genome shotgun sequence:
- the tp63 gene encoding tumor protein 63 isoform X7 yields MNSPYAAVQYYPDFPFHRLRERRDSPFLAASSHGQVAPTAEIFNQDVFNQLFDMLDHSSIHSVFGESPPHVSGGNTIQISMDCITMHKPDDTLTSQYTNLGLLNMEQNIQNGGSTSTSPYNTDHAQNGVPAPSPYAQPSSTFDALSPSPAIPSNTDYAGPHTFDVSFQQSSTAKSATWTYSTELKKLYCQIAKTCPIQIKVLTTPPQGAVIRAMPVYKKAEHVTEVVKRCPNHELSREFNDGQIAPPSHLIRVEGNSHAQYVEDSITGRQSVLVPYEPPQVGTEFTTILYNFMCNSSCVGGMNRRPILIIVTLETRDGQVLGRRCFEARICACPGRDRKADEDSIRKQHNTDGTKSSDGTKRPFRQVSHGIQMSAIKKRRSTDEEVFCLPIKGREIYEILVKIKESLELMQFLPQHTIESYRQQQQNLLQKHVIKTRLGSQLLDPAGDARWRCTSS; encoded by the exons ATGAATTCACCCTATGCGGCTGTGCAGTACTACCCCGACTTTCCCTTTCACCG ACTCCGAGAGAGGAGGGACAGCCCCTTCCTCGCCGCATCGTCCCACGGTCAGGTGGCGCCCACCGCTGAGATCTTCAACCAGGACGTCTTCAACCAACTCTTTGACATGCTGGACCA CTCCTCCATACATTCAGTGTTCGGTGAGAGTCCACCTCACGTTTCGGGGGGGAACACCATCCAGATCAGCATGGACTGCATCACCATGCACAAGCCTGACGACACGCTAACT TCTCAGTACACCAACCTGGGCCTGTTGAACATGGAGCAGAACATCCAGAACGGAGGCTCCACGTCCACCAGCCCGTACAACACTGATCACGCCCAGAACGGCGTCCCGGCGCCGTCGCCTTACGCTCAGCCCAGCTCCACCTTTGACGCCTTGTCGCCCTCGCCCGCCATCCCATCCAACACCGACTACGCCGGCCCGCATACCTTTGACGTGTCTTTCCAGCAGTCCAGCACGGCCAAGTCGGCAACCTGGACG TACTCCACAGAACTGAAGAAGCTGTATTGCCAGATCGCCAAGACATGTCCCATCCAGATCAAGGTTCTTACCACCCCACCGCAGGGCGCCGTCATCCGCGCCATGCCCGTCTACAAGAAGGCGGAACACGTCACCGAGGTGGTCAAGCGCTGCCCCAACCACGAACTTAGCCGCGAGTTCAACGACG GTCAGATCGCACCTCCGAGTCACCTGATCCGCGTGGAGGGTAACAGCCACGCCCAGTACGTGGAGGATTCCATCACTGGGAGGCAGAGCGTGCTGGTTCCCTACGAGCCGCCTCAG GTCGGCACGGAGTTCACCACCATCTTGTACAACTTCATGTGCAACTCCAGCTGCGTTGGCGGTATGAACCGGCGACCCATCCTCATCATCGTCACCCTGGAGACCAGAGA CGGTCAGGTTTTGGGCCGCCGCTGTTTCGAGGCCCGTATCTGCGCATGTCCGGGTCGCGACCGCAAGGCCGACGAGGACAGCATTCGTAAGCAGCACAACACGGACGGCACAAAGAGCAGTGACGGTACGAAGCGCC CCTTCCGACAGGTGTCTCACGGCATCCAAATGTCGGCCATCAAGAAGAGAAGATCCACGGACGAGGAGGTGTTTTGTTTGCCC ATAAAAGGACGGGAAATCTACGAGATTCTGGTGAAGATCAAAGAGTCTCTGGAGCTGATGCAGTTTTTGCCGCAGCACACGATTGAGTCATaccggcagcagcagcagaacctTCTGCAGAAACA TGTGATCAAAACGCGTCTCGGCAGTCAGTTACTGGATCCCGCCGGGGACGCCAGGTGGCGCTGCACCTCCTCCTGA